The DNA window GGGGCTGAACCACGCTGAGGCTCGATCCAAGAATGTCCAATCGAGGCTAGGGGAAGTCCACCACCTACTGGTCTTGCCCTTGGAATCACTTGGAGTCAAGGGATTGGTGTTGGCCGCGGATGTGTTGTGTGAGTGACTAGCATGCGTGGGTGCCTCTCGGTGGGCTTGGGGATGGGGACGTGGGTCCATCAGGTCCAGAgaggtcctagggtggtctaggagaGGCTAGTTGGTGGCTGTTTCCATCGGATTTGGTGTAGGGTCGgtgtttacgtctaagaaatatttattattatgttttgggatgatttaaggagtttggtaagcttcgagtcgaaattttgaggttcagggtaaaatgatcattttgggtTCCTAGGGTTACGTACGAGTCGAGGTTtttgtcctggcagcgccctgagcacaatatTATCATGTTTTTTGACTATTtgtgcatcatgtttatgatttttacgaaaatatgataaatacgttgcatgcttggtttgaaagaaaaattatgtatatgcatagttttatttaagtggtgaatatgatgacacgtttttgaaggatgggagttggttgtgactaatacgatgacacgatgacacgatAACATGATGACACGAAAGGTtggggctcagtggacgggtaatgttgtcgATGATGCCTCCGTCGCCGGATACctcggttatacgtagatgaatccatcgaatGACATGATAATAAGAAAGTCAGAGATGACGaatggaattcaaattaagaaaataaacaCGTATATTTTTTTACGATGATATGTGCTATGGTTATTATCATGTTTTTCCAAGTCACGATTATGCATATGGATTTTCCACagacatgaaatgtatgttgattatgatatttttcactgctgcttGTTACGTATACGTATTTTTTTGTCACGGTACATGCGTGTTGAGTTTTAGACTCCCTAagtgtgaatgatgcatgtgagcATGTTATTGAGGggattggaggtgccgaactcggAGTAGACAGGCCTGGATGTGCGCATGACCCGATgaccacacttttccgcacaACATGATTGTAGGAGAGATGAGAGGACATGGATAAGTTTTACACTGGTTTTGATGTACTGATTATTACTATTGTTTTTATTTGTTCATACTTTCGATTACACACTTCGATGAGTCCGATCATTTTAAACTGTAGTACTTTTAATAGTCAAatgtttacgattatttttaaatggtactTTTTTTAGTAGGGTTGCATGCTTGCAAAATAAGTGTTTATTTTCAAATGTGagctttacaaaaaaaaaataatatagcaTCATTTTAAAGtagtagacgttacagttggtatcagagcaagggtacTGTATAAGGTTGTGTCACCGCTagtttctgcagctcagtcttcaagcctcaaatctgtaagcttttatgttttaaatgttttaaatgattattgatatcacctgcatgttgACATGGTATACGTTTTACGATGATTTTCAGTGCATGATTAACTGCTTTTATGCTTTAAGGACTTATTATTTTGAGGGAAAAataaaactagattaaatttcaTGATGAGTTACGTTTAAAATTTGGACTGTATTCAAATATCATGCCACCTAGACGTGCTCTTAGTACAGATCATCAGGATGACATTCCTGGAGGCGGCAGAGGCCCTCCTCCACCACTACCATCGCCAGGGGACACAGCTACCCGAGTACTGGAGGGGATAGCTAGATTGATAGAGCAGGACCAGCAGGCGCCCCGACCACAGGCCGATATCTATGAGCAGTTTAgacggctcaacccgaaggagttcgggggtaccaCTGATCCATTCTTGGCAGAGGGATGGGTTAGATCGCTGGAGCTGCACATTGACTACCTACAGATGAGAGATGGCGACCGAGTCAGGTTCGCCATTTATATACTGAGGGATGATGCGTCCCGATGGTGGGAAAGAGCCGCCCATGCAGTCGAATTGAATACTCTTACTTGGGACATGTTCAAGGAGATGTTCTATGGCAAGTTCTTCTCAGCTAATGTCAGGGGCCGCCTgacgagggagtttatgagtcttcGCAGTGGGACTCGTCTGCGGCATAATTCATCCGGAAATTTGATAGGGGCTGCCATTTTACGCCCATTCCATGGATGCCGCCCAGAAGCCGAGGCATTTCATGGACGGACTTAGACCACCGCGTGAATTTTTCAGACGGCGGGATATGATGAGGCCACCGCCTGCATTTTTCAGACGGAGCAGGCTCTGTGGCACATAGACTCTGCGGAAGCGACATCAGGCCCAGACCAGTTCTCAGCCAAAGAAGAATCAGTATATGGGGCCACCGAGACAGcagggcagcagaagccccagggaCAGTATAGGGGGCCAGGACAGCAGTGGCAACCTCAGGCACCAGGGGCTCCCAGGCCGGAGGGAGGGCTGCCATGCAAGCATTGCAACAAATATCATTATGGCAAATGCATGCGGAGCACCTTCAGATGCTTCGTATGCAAACAGGAGGGGCACAAGGCGGCAGATTGCCCTCAGAACAAGGGTCCCACTACCAGCAGGGCATATGTGATGCATTCTGAGGAGGCTGAGGTGGAGCTCGATTCTACTTTGATTACCGATAACCTTTACACTTAAGTTCTATATGTTTACCGCTTTGATTGCACTGgatgatttgattattatgagaattaaattatgaaattaaaaacCTAGAAGAATTAGGATGCCTGCTCTAACTAGTTGGAATTAaggattaaattgcatgaattgagaattatAGGggataaattcgaaaattttgaagGGCCAAAGtgtaattttcgaaactttagggggctaaaatataaatttcaagatttttgggggttaatttcaaaattttcgagGAATGCATGAGGTTAATTCAgtgaattttgaggattttgggATAATTGTTGGTAATGAATTTCTTAAGTTTCATCGCGATCATATTTGATGatatgttttgtcgcaggaaggatatatatttcaggtgtagctaCGCATGCATTattagattcaggggctacaccTTCGTTTATATCCGAATATTTCATaaagcgactaggaatcataccagtggcgatggattcaggattcagagtatcgattccatccggggatcagatgttTACCTCCATGATAGTGAGGAAATTGGAGCTTCCACTACAGAAGCATACGATGCGGGGAGACTTGATAGTGCTACAATTGgagtttgatatcatcttgGGCGTGGACTGGCTTTCTTCTAATGGAGTAGTCATAGACTTTCGACAGAGGTCATTGTCTGTTCGACCACCCAGCGGTAAGCCATTTGTATTCGAGACATCCAATCATCAGCAGATGCCTCACGTCATTTTCTGCAtttgtgcgaggaagcttatgaagAGAGGCTACCAGGAATTTCTAGCCAGTATTGTATAGGGTCagagccagtcagtcagaggctagaggacGTTTATGTGGTCAGGGAGTTCTCCATTGTTTTCtctgacgatgtttcaggcattccaccagactgagaggtggatttttctattgagctcatgccaggtacACTGCCTATTTCTAAGGAGCCGACCGTCTAGCACCTACAGAGATAAAATAACTGAAAGATCAGATACATGATTTGCTAGATAATGGAATCATTTTCCCTAGCTTTTATCCCAAGGACGCGCCAGTActgtttgtcaagaagaaggATGACAGCATGCGACTATACATTGACTACAGAGAGTTGAACAGAGTCACAGTTAAGAATAAGTATTCATTGCCGAGGATCGATGATTTGTTGATCAGCTTTAGGGAGCATCAGTGTTCTGGAAGATAGACCtccgatctggataccatcagctggaGGTGAGAGAGTCCGACGTGCAAAAGCCTGCCTTCCggacgcgttatgggcactatgagttttttGCGATGCCCTTCGGCTTGAAGAacgcgccagcaatcttcatggatctcatgaattgcgtgtttcagccatacttggatcagttcgtcatagtttttATTGACGACATTATGATCTATTTGAGGATACGATAGGAGCATAGTTAGCATCTGAGCACCATGCTACAGACTTTACAGGACAGACGGCTATATgacaagttcagtaagtgcgtgTTCCAGCTTGACAGAGTGGTATTCTTGGGTCACATAGTAGCTCGGGATGGTATTGAGGTCGACCTAGAAAGGTCGAGGCAGTCAAAGATTGTCCAATGcctaagagcgtgacagagatccgtagcttcttgggattggctggttattacaggaaattcattcagcGTTTCTCTTCTATTGCGATGTCTATGACCGCCTTGATGAATAAGAATGCAAAGTTATCTGGGGATCGGAGTgccaggagagctttgacagaTTGAAGCAGACATTGACCACTACATCAGTCCTAGTTATGCCATTAGGGCAGGGAGAGTTCGTGGTTTAcacagatgcttcgaagctcggtttgggtgcgattctgatgcagcatgacagagtTATAGCCTACGCATCCATAAaactgaaggtccatgagaagaattatccgaatcatgacctcgagctagcagcaatggtgtttgccctgaagatttggagacacta is part of the Primulina tabacum isolate GXHZ01 chromosome 18, ASM2559414v2, whole genome shotgun sequence genome and encodes:
- the LOC142532259 gene encoding uncharacterized protein LOC142532259 produces the protein MPPRRALSTDHQDDIPGGGRGPPPPLPSPGDTATRVLEGIARLIEQDQQAPRPQADIYEQFRRLNPKEFGGTTDPFLAEGWVRSLELHIDYLQMRDGDRVRFAIYILRDDASRWWERAAHAVELNTLTWDMFKEMFYGKFFSANVRGRLTREFMSLRSGTRLRHNSSGNLIGAAILRPFHGCRPEAETAGYDEATACIFQTEQALWHIDSAEATSGPDQFSAKEESVYGATETAGQQKPQGQYRGPGQQWQPQAPGAPRPEGGLPCKHCNKYHYGKCMRSTFRCFVCKQEGHKAADCPQNKGPTTSRAYVMHSEEAEVELDSTLITDNLYT